In Sulfitobacter sp. OXR-159, one DNA window encodes the following:
- a CDS encoding helix-turn-helix domain-containing protein, with the protein MAHAQTQQAPIMVRVSQAKAAFGVHRATIYRWAAEKHIKIHKRGSMSFVDPNEVRAFIMGEQLGEQTAESGN; encoded by the coding sequence ATGGCACATGCCCAAACACAGCAAGCCCCGATCATGGTCCGCGTCTCGCAGGCCAAGGCTGCCTTCGGCGTTCACCGCGCAACGATCTACCGCTGGGCCGCAGAAAAGCACATCAAAATCCACAAACGCGGATCGATGTCGTTCGTAGACCCGAACGAGGTGCGCGCTTTCATCATGGGGGAACAGCTGGGGGAACAAACGGCAGAGAGCGGAAATTAA
- a CDS encoding phage terminase large subunit family protein, translated as MKERADFSNARAVIRATRSAREFLRPPPNLKPSDWAEENIQIPIGNAVPGPMRFDNAPYQREVIDLTADPRCMRITLMWGAQVGKTQTALCAQAYRISFNPVSQIMMQPSQGDLTTWLETKFNPLIDANERLQSLLAKPRGRDGVNNQRMKSYPGGFLMFSWSGSPKTMRGRSAPFIVCDETDGYDRTHEGHPVSLLWQRAATFGDQRLLLEISTPTIKGASYIEGAFEEGDQRRFHVLCPHCDHSQHLKWSQVTWDKGEDGDHRPETAGYICEDCGVVWSDAERIGAIRMAEAKGAGWIAARPFRGHASFHLNELYSCFRRLQDVVQSFLDKKAAGDMQTFVNVSLAETWEEEGDQVESAELLARAHPFPAPVPMDAAVLTAGIDMQGDRLEVEIVGWGLGEESWSVDYRVLWGDPLRAEVWEELDAVLGETFEHESGAQLAISGACLDTGGGGGLTQAAYEYARGKTGRRLFAIKGVPGWGRPVVSAPSRVRSRRARVVHLFPVGVDEAKVIVSRRFGIAEPGPGFCHVPDTREPEWFAQATAEALRTKMSRGFAVRQWHKTRDRNEALDCRVYAYAALKLVNPNIARLVRGLAAKADPVEPEGDEEEDAAVAEVEAGNPPEEQARPRGDAGAKRVWRPKKRRGR; from the coding sequence GTGAAGGAGCGCGCAGATTTCTCAAACGCGCGCGCGGTAATCCGTGCAACGCGTTCGGCGCGGGAATTCTTACGCCCCCCTCCGAACCTGAAGCCATCAGATTGGGCTGAAGAAAATATCCAGATACCTATAGGGAACGCAGTTCCGGGTCCGATGCGGTTCGATAACGCCCCGTATCAACGGGAGGTGATCGATCTAACTGCCGATCCACGGTGCATGCGGATCACCCTGATGTGGGGTGCGCAGGTCGGAAAAACGCAGACGGCGCTCTGCGCGCAGGCATATCGGATCAGCTTCAACCCGGTCAGCCAAATTATGATGCAGCCCAGCCAGGGCGACCTAACAACTTGGCTTGAAACAAAGTTCAATCCGCTCATTGACGCAAACGAACGCCTGCAGTCACTTCTTGCGAAGCCCAGAGGCCGCGATGGCGTAAATAACCAGCGCATGAAGTCCTACCCCGGCGGGTTCTTGATGTTTAGCTGGTCGGGTTCGCCTAAGACCATGCGGGGCCGATCCGCTCCCTTTATCGTTTGCGACGAAACGGACGGCTACGACCGGACGCATGAGGGGCATCCGGTGTCCCTGCTCTGGCAGCGCGCTGCGACCTTCGGCGATCAGCGGCTCCTGCTGGAAATTTCGACGCCGACGATCAAAGGCGCGTCGTATATCGAGGGGGCGTTCGAAGAAGGCGACCAGCGGCGCTTCCACGTCCTCTGCCCCCACTGTGATCACTCGCAGCATCTCAAATGGTCGCAGGTAACGTGGGACAAGGGCGAGGATGGCGACCACCGGCCGGAAACCGCAGGCTATATCTGCGAGGACTGCGGCGTCGTCTGGTCCGATGCCGAGCGCATCGGCGCGATCCGCATGGCCGAGGCCAAGGGCGCGGGCTGGATCGCCGCGCGGCCGTTCCGGGGCCATGCCTCGTTCCATCTCAACGAGCTCTATTCCTGCTTCCGGCGTCTGCAGGACGTGGTGCAGTCCTTCCTCGACAAGAAGGCGGCGGGGGATATGCAAACCTTCGTGAACGTCTCGCTTGCGGAAACGTGGGAGGAGGAAGGCGACCAAGTAGAAAGCGCCGAGCTCTTGGCGCGCGCGCACCCCTTCCCTGCCCCGGTGCCAATGGACGCGGCCGTCCTTACCGCCGGTATCGATATGCAGGGAGATCGTTTGGAGGTCGAAATCGTCGGCTGGGGGCTCGGCGAGGAGAGTTGGTCTGTCGACTACCGCGTACTTTGGGGCGATCCGCTCCGTGCCGAAGTCTGGGAGGAGCTCGACGCCGTCCTCGGGGAAACCTTCGAACATGAAAGCGGCGCCCAGCTGGCGATCTCCGGCGCCTGTCTCGACACCGGCGGCGGAGGAGGTTTGACGCAGGCGGCATATGAATACGCGCGCGGCAAGACCGGCCGACGGCTTTTCGCGATCAAAGGTGTCCCCGGATGGGGGCGTCCTGTTGTATCTGCGCCAAGCCGGGTGCGCTCACGGCGTGCGCGGGTCGTGCATCTTTTTCCTGTCGGCGTAGATGAGGCCAAGGTGATCGTCTCGCGGCGGTTCGGCATCGCGGAGCCGGGGCCGGGCTTCTGCCATGTGCCGGACACGCGCGAGCCGGAATGGTTCGCTCAGGCCACGGCCGAGGCGCTGCGCACCAAGATGTCGCGCGGTTTCGCGGTGCGCCAATGGCACAAGACGCGGGATCGCAACGAGGCGCTCGATTGCCGCGTCTATGCCTATGCCGCGCTCAAGCTGGTTAACCCGAACATCGCCCGTTTGGTGCGCGGGCTCGCCGCGAAGGCCGATCCGGTCGAGCCGGAGGGCGACGAGGAAGAGGACGCGGCCGTCGCGGAAGTCGAAGCGGGGAACCCGCCAGAGGAACAAGCGCGGCCGCGTGGCGATGCTGGCGCAAAGAGAGTGTGGCGCCCGAAGAAGCGGCGCGGGCGCTGA
- the hisD gene encoding histidinol dehydrogenase, which translates to MPVTLDASAPDFEAAFDKLLNAKREDSPDVDAVVAEIIADVRARGDAAVIDLSQKFDRVTLTPDSLRISVAEVDAAVAEVSPEDRKALELAADRIRAYHARQLPEDAEWTDPDGATLGWRWTPVSAAGLYVPGGLASYPSSVLMNAVPAKVAGVERLAMVVPTPDGVLNPLVLLAARIAGVDEIYRIGGAQAVAALAYGTDTIPPVDKITGPGNAFVAAAKRRVFGKVGIDMIAGPSEILVIADGDNDPDFIALDLLSQAEHDESAQSILITTDPAFARAVEEAVEKRLLTLERRAIAGASWRDNGAIITVADLDAAAALSNRIAPEHLELCVADPKALSEKITHAGAIFLGQWTPEAIGDYVGGPNHVLPTARSARFSSGLSVLDFMKRTTLAQMSPEALKAIGPAAERLAQSESLKAHGLSVTARLRKLND; encoded by the coding sequence ATGCCCGTCACCCTTGATGCTTCCGCCCCCGATTTCGAAGCGGCCTTTGACAAACTGCTGAACGCCAAGCGCGAAGACAGCCCCGATGTCGATGCCGTGGTGGCCGAGATCATCGCCGATGTGCGTGCGCGGGGCGATGCTGCCGTGATCGACCTGTCGCAAAAGTTCGACCGCGTGACCCTCACCCCCGACAGCCTGCGCATCAGTGTTGCCGAGGTTGACGCCGCCGTCGCCGAAGTCTCCCCCGAGGACCGCAAGGCGCTGGAACTGGCCGCCGACCGCATCCGCGCCTATCACGCACGGCAGCTGCCCGAAGACGCCGAGTGGACGGATCCCGACGGCGCCACGTTGGGTTGGCGCTGGACGCCGGTTTCCGCCGCCGGCCTCTATGTGCCGGGCGGGCTGGCGAGCTATCCGTCCTCTGTCCTGATGAACGCGGTCCCGGCCAAGGTGGCGGGGGTGGAGCGTTTGGCCATGGTCGTGCCCACGCCCGATGGCGTGTTGAACCCGCTTGTGTTGCTGGCCGCCCGCATCGCCGGAGTGGATGAGATTTACCGCATCGGCGGCGCGCAGGCCGTGGCGGCGCTGGCCTATGGCACCGATACGATCCCCCCGGTGGACAAGATCACCGGCCCCGGCAACGCCTTTGTCGCCGCCGCCAAACGGCGCGTTTTCGGCAAAGTCGGCATCGACATGATCGCCGGCCCGTCGGAGATCCTTGTCATCGCCGATGGCGACAATGATCCCGATTTCATCGCCCTTGATCTGCTCAGCCAAGCCGAACATGACGAGAGCGCGCAGAGCATTCTGATCACCACCGACCCCGCCTTTGCCCGCGCGGTGGAAGAGGCGGTCGAGAAACGCCTGCTTACCCTTGAGCGTCGCGCCATCGCGGGCGCCAGCTGGCGCGACAATGGTGCGATCATCACGGTGGCTGACCTCGACGCCGCGGCGGCGCTTAGCAACCGGATCGCGCCGGAACACCTTGAGCTTTGCGTGGCGGACCCAAAGGCGCTGTCGGAAAAGATCACCCATGCGGGCGCGATCTTCCTTGGCCAATGGACGCCGGAGGCGATTGGCGATTACGTCGGCGGGCCGAACCACGTTCTGCCCACGGCGCGGTCGGCGCGCTTCTCTTCGGGGCTGTCGGTGTTGGATTTCATGAAGCGCACCACCTTGGCTCAGATGTCGCCCGAAGCCCTCAAAGCCATCGGCCCGGCGGCAGAGCGGTTGGCCCAGTCAGAGAGCCTTAAGGCGCATGGCCTGTCGGTCACCGCGCGCCTGCGCAAGCTGAACGACTAG
- a CDS encoding phage portal protein, with the protein MRWFGKREPQQRQEPRVVDAPSNVPKVGKKRAPRLGRSVGAGRRMFDAGQSDRLTGNWSTTPLTADDVIRRNLRALVARSREQAANNDHGRAFLRMVRQNIIGPRGIQMQAQSKDDDGSLDMEANAAIEAAWAEWSKAENCDVTGRLPLRQLQGLAVQTAARDGEFFVQIVTGRDAGPWGFALNVIDPQRCPVDLDEVKLAGGRFIRHGIEFSQYGRPVAYYFTTTAAEESDYSYGGRSFVRIPADQIIHPFVSDMIGQKRGLPWMATALWRMHQLEQVEKAALVNAREGANKAGFIEWDEGYGADAVDENDEPIEVEIESEAGVYHELPAGARFKEYNPTYPSGEFAVFAKHQLRGISAGLGVAYNNLASDLEGVNYSSIRQGTIDEREHWKDLQEWVVESLMAPIFTRWLKRSLVAGKIKRGGKPLPAEKLGKFSQVAWQPRRWDWIDPNADVKAAVTAKNNLLMSPSQIIRDRGQDPQTVWRDIARDIADMRAAGIPEEIISAVVLQKAEGSNGSANSAGQSAGNQGDGGSGADGS; encoded by the coding sequence ATGCGGTGGTTCGGAAAGCGGGAGCCGCAGCAGCGGCAGGAGCCGCGCGTCGTGGACGCGCCCAGCAACGTGCCGAAGGTCGGCAAGAAGCGCGCGCCGCGTCTCGGCCGCAGTGTCGGCGCCGGGCGGCGTATGTTCGACGCCGGGCAATCCGACCGGCTGACCGGTAATTGGTCGACCACGCCGCTGACGGCCGACGATGTAATCCGGCGGAACCTCCGGGCGCTGGTCGCGCGCTCGCGTGAGCAGGCGGCGAACAACGACCACGGTCGCGCCTTCCTGCGCATGGTCAGGCAAAATATCATCGGGCCGCGCGGCATCCAGATGCAGGCGCAGTCGAAAGACGATGACGGCTCGCTCGACATGGAGGCTAATGCGGCAATCGAAGCGGCGTGGGCCGAATGGTCGAAGGCCGAGAATTGCGACGTGACCGGGCGCCTACCCCTTCGTCAGTTGCAAGGGCTCGCGGTCCAGACCGCGGCGCGCGATGGCGAGTTCTTCGTGCAGATCGTGACCGGCCGTGATGCTGGGCCGTGGGGCTTCGCGCTTAACGTGATTGATCCGCAGCGCTGCCCGGTTGATCTGGACGAGGTCAAGCTGGCCGGCGGTCGGTTCATCCGGCACGGCATCGAGTTCAGCCAGTACGGTCGTCCGGTCGCCTACTACTTCACCACCACCGCGGCCGAAGAGAGCGACTACTCCTATGGCGGTCGGTCCTTCGTCCGCATTCCGGCCGATCAGATCATCCATCCGTTTGTGTCGGACATGATCGGCCAGAAACGCGGCCTGCCGTGGATGGCGACGGCGCTCTGGCGGATGCACCAGCTGGAGCAAGTCGAGAAGGCGGCTCTGGTCAACGCACGCGAGGGCGCGAACAAAGCTGGCTTTATCGAGTGGGATGAAGGCTACGGCGCAGACGCCGTGGACGAGAATGATGAGCCCATCGAGGTGGAAATCGAAAGCGAGGCGGGCGTCTATCATGAGCTCCCTGCCGGCGCGCGGTTCAAGGAATACAACCCGACCTATCCCTCGGGAGAGTTCGCGGTGTTCGCTAAGCACCAGCTGCGCGGCATCTCGGCCGGGCTCGGGGTCGCCTACAACAATCTGGCATCTGATCTTGAGGGCGTGAATTACTCGTCTATCCGGCAGGGGACCATCGACGAGCGCGAACACTGGAAAGACCTGCAGGAGTGGGTAGTGGAGAGCCTGATGGCGCCGATATTCACGCGCTGGCTGAAGCGGTCGCTGGTCGCTGGAAAGATCAAGCGCGGCGGCAAGCCCCTGCCAGCCGAGAAGCTGGGCAAGTTCTCACAGGTCGCATGGCAACCGCGCCGCTGGGATTGGATCGATCCGAACGCGGACGTGAAAGCTGCCGTGACGGCAAAGAATAACCTTCTGATGTCTCCGTCGCAGATCATCCGTGATCGCGGCCAAGACCCACAGACGGTTTGGCGCGATATCGCTCGGGATATCGCTGACATGCGCGCCGCTGGAATTCCCGAGGAAATCATCAGCGCGGTCGTTCTTCAGAAAGCGGAGGGGTCTAATGGCTCAGCAAACTCAGCCGGTCAAAGTGCCGGAAACCAAGGCGACGGGGGCTCGGGTGCTGACGGCAGCTGA
- a CDS encoding helix-turn-helix domain-containing protein: protein MRTFREALLDRLAETGTSLRQVAEGSGVSYEQLKKLKQIETRSTNVEDAMKVADYFGLTLDEFVLGQRASSPSGIVRLLASLSPEARNFLVNAAKAQLAAEGDKPEQPQDTSK from the coding sequence ATGAGAACTTTCCGAGAAGCTCTACTAGACAGACTCGCAGAAACGGGAACCTCCTTACGGCAGGTCGCCGAAGGATCAGGCGTGTCCTACGAGCAGCTCAAGAAGCTCAAGCAGATAGAGACGCGCTCCACTAACGTTGAAGATGCAATGAAGGTGGCTGATTACTTCGGCTTGACGTTGGACGAGTTCGTTCTGGGTCAACGAGCGTCAAGCCCATCTGGCATAGTTCGGCTTCTAGCGTCCCTATCACCTGAGGCCCGGAACTTTCTAGTAAACGCTGCAAAAGCACAACTTGCTGCGGAGGGGGACAAACCTGAGCAGCCTCAAGACACCTCAAAATAG
- a CDS encoding terminase small subunit, protein MADHLGISMPTLDDWIRRGCPVVERGGRGKAWSFNSAEVREWRDDDIRAQASGAINSSMEELKKRKLAAETEQAELDLSRDRNELVPVEQYQRALIKAFGEVRAGLRNVVPGRAVRRLIGEADETRFKEVLLEEIDHALAALADMDLIHEEDLTETEEDEEAKGGQ, encoded by the coding sequence ATGGCCGACCATCTCGGCATCTCTATGCCCACCCTAGATGACTGGATCAGACGCGGATGTCCCGTCGTAGAGCGCGGCGGGAGAGGCAAAGCGTGGAGCTTCAACTCCGCTGAGGTTCGAGAGTGGCGGGATGACGACATCCGGGCGCAAGCCAGTGGTGCAATCAACTCCTCAATGGAGGAGCTAAAGAAGCGAAAGCTGGCCGCTGAAACGGAGCAAGCCGAGCTCGACCTTTCCCGCGACAGGAATGAGCTCGTGCCTGTGGAGCAGTACCAACGCGCTTTGATTAAAGCATTCGGGGAGGTTCGAGCGGGCCTACGCAATGTGGTGCCGGGCCGTGCAGTGAGGCGCCTTATCGGTGAGGCCGACGAAACGCGGTTCAAAGAGGTGCTGCTTGAGGAAATCGACCACGCGCTCGCGGCTTTGGCCGATATGGACCTGATCCATGAAGAAGACCTTACGGAAACCGAAGAAGATGAAGAGGCAAAGGGTGGGCAGTGA
- the murA gene encoding UDP-N-acetylglucosamine 1-carboxyvinyltransferase: MDSILVKGGGALNGQIPIAGAKNACLALMPATLLSEEPLTLTNAPRLSDIRTMTELLRSLGAEVTSMQDGKVITMASHGPINTRAEYDIVRKMRASNLVLGPLLAREGHAEVSLPGGCAIGARPMDIHTDGLAKMGAEIDLRDGYLYAKAEGGKLKGAVIDFPFASVGATENILMAATLAKGTTVINNAAREPEIVDLADCLRAMGAQIEGDGTPSITIQGVDSLHGATHKVVTDRIELGTYMLAPAFCGGEVELLGGRIDLLQAFCEKLDAAGIEVTETQAGLKVARRNGRISAVDVTTEPFPGFPTDLQAQMMALLCTAEGTSVLEEKIFENRFMHAPELIRMGARIDVHGGTAKVTGVKKLKGAPVMATDLRASISLILAGLAATGETTVSRVYHLDRGYEHVVSKLRGVGADIERISSK; this comes from the coding sequence ATGGATTCCATTCTGGTCAAAGGCGGCGGTGCGCTGAACGGGCAAATTCCCATCGCGGGGGCCAAGAACGCCTGTCTGGCGCTGATGCCCGCAACATTGCTGAGCGAAGAGCCACTGACGTTGACCAACGCGCCGCGGCTGAGCGACATCCGCACCATGACCGAACTGCTGCGCTCTCTGGGGGCGGAAGTCACGTCAATGCAAGACGGCAAGGTCATCACGATGGCCAGCCACGGGCCGATCAATACCCGTGCGGAATATGACATCGTGCGCAAGATGCGCGCCTCTAACCTCGTGCTGGGTCCGTTGCTGGCGCGGGAAGGCCATGCCGAAGTCTCGCTGCCCGGCGGCTGCGCGATTGGCGCGCGTCCGATGGATATTCACACCGATGGGCTGGCCAAGATGGGCGCGGAAATCGATCTGCGTGACGGCTATCTCTATGCCAAGGCCGAGGGCGGCAAGCTCAAGGGCGCCGTGATCGACTTCCCTTTTGCCTCTGTCGGGGCGACCGAGAATATCTTGATGGCCGCGACTTTGGCCAAGGGCACGACCGTCATCAACAACGCCGCGCGGGAGCCTGAGATCGTCGATCTGGCGGACTGTCTGCGGGCCATGGGCGCGCAGATTGAAGGTGACGGCACACCGAGCATCACCATTCAGGGCGTCGATAGCCTGCATGGGGCGACCCATAAAGTTGTGACCGACCGTATTGAGCTTGGCACCTATATGCTGGCGCCAGCCTTTTGCGGCGGCGAAGTGGAACTGCTGGGCGGGCGTATCGACCTGTTGCAGGCGTTCTGCGAAAAGCTCGACGCGGCAGGGATCGAGGTGACTGAGACACAGGCTGGCCTCAAGGTGGCGCGGCGCAATGGGCGGATCTCGGCGGTGGACGTGACGACAGAGCCTTTCCCCGGCTTCCCGACCGACCTTCAGGCACAGATGATGGCGTTGCTCTGCACTGCCGAAGGGACCTCTGTACTGGAAGAGAAGATTTTCGAGAACCGCTTCATGCACGCCCCGGAATTGATCCGCATGGGCGCGCGGATTGATGTGCACGGCGGCACGGCCAAGGTGACTGGCGTTAAGAAACTCAAAGGCGCGCCGGTTATGGCGACCGATCTGCGGGCGTCGATCTCACTCATCCTCGCCGGGCTGGCCGCCACCGGAGAGACCACGGTCAGCCGGGTCTACCACCTTGATCGCGGCTATGAGCATGTGGTGTCCAAGCTGCGCGGCGTGGGTGCGGATATCGAAAGGATCAGCAGCAAATGA
- a CDS encoding DUF2948 family protein, whose product MTEDARFEDGREAPLNLGALDAEDLTVIASLTQDAVFPASEMRWHRTGARFALLLNRLRHEDTGAARHAPERVQSVLMFNNVQRVASQGVPKGDADTILSLLDITFEQTDAPSGHVTLTLAGDGAIRLEVEALEVTLKDVTRPYVAPSKKRPVHPE is encoded by the coding sequence ATGACCGAAGATGCACGTTTTGAAGATGGCCGCGAAGCGCCGTTGAACCTCGGCGCATTGGATGCCGAGGATCTCACGGTGATCGCCTCGCTCACGCAAGATGCGGTGTTTCCCGCCTCTGAGATGCGCTGGCACCGCACGGGCGCGCGTTTCGCGCTGCTGCTGAACCGGCTGCGGCATGAGGATACGGGGGCCGCACGTCATGCGCCCGAGCGGGTGCAATCGGTGCTGATGTTCAACAACGTGCAGCGTGTGGCAAGCCAAGGCGTGCCCAAGGGCGATGCCGATACCATCCTCTCCCTGCTCGACATCACGTTCGAGCAAACCGACGCGCCTTCGGGCCATGTCACGCTGACCTTGGCCGGAGACGGCGCGATCCGGTTAGAGGTCGAGGCTCTGGAGGTAACGCTCAAGGATGTGACACGTCCCTATGTGGCCCCTTCAAAGAAAAGGCCCGTTCACCCCGAGTGA
- a CDS encoding low molecular weight phosphatase family protein, whose protein sequence is MKQLLPQSVLFCCDHNAVRSPMAEGLMKKFYGTGTYVQSVGVKNDMEIDGFSIAVCSELDVQLDRHRSRSFDEMEEWGDDLGSFDLIIALSPASQRRALELTRFYHLDVEYWPILDPTGLGESREAKLTQFRAARDQIVGRLIDRFGPPLNES, encoded by the coding sequence ATGAAGCAGCTGCTGCCTCAATCCGTTCTCTTTTGCTGCGACCACAACGCCGTCCGTTCGCCCATGGCCGAAGGCTTGATGAAGAAATTCTACGGCACCGGCACCTATGTGCAGTCCGTGGGCGTCAAGAACGACATGGAGATCGACGGCTTTTCCATCGCCGTGTGCAGTGAATTGGATGTGCAGTTGGACCGGCATCGCAGCCGCAGTTTCGATGAGATGGAGGAATGGGGCGACGATCTGGGGTCATTCGATCTGATCATCGCGCTGAGCCCCGCCAGCCAGCGCCGGGCGCTGGAGCTGACGCGGTTTTACCATCTCGACGTGGAATATTGGCCGATCCTTGATCCCACGGGACTGGGCGAGAGCCGCGAGGCCAAACTCACCCAGTTTCGCGCCGCCCGCGATCAGATCGTCGGACGGCTGATTGACCGGTTCGGACCGCCGCTAAACGAAAGCTGA
- a CDS encoding superoxide dismutase family protein: MYLRNILLGAAVATAGAVAAQAEGHMQTASAQVAGNSDDISGTVSLNTTASGRTLVKIDVTGVPAGTHGVHLHEAGDCSADDFKSAGGHIAGDHQHGVLVEGGPHPGDMPNMEVGEDGVLQAEVFLDLLDIETMIQDDDGAAFIIHSGADDYESQPSGDAGSRVACGAFEAS; this comes from the coding sequence ATGTATCTGCGCAATATCCTACTCGGGGCCGCTGTGGCCACAGCCGGCGCCGTCGCGGCGCAGGCCGAAGGTCATATGCAAACAGCATCCGCTCAGGTGGCGGGCAATTCGGATGATATCTCAGGCACTGTTAGCCTGAACACGACCGCCTCGGGCCGGACCTTGGTCAAGATCGACGTGACGGGCGTGCCCGCGGGCACGCATGGCGTGCACTTGCATGAAGCCGGCGATTGTTCCGCAGATGATTTCAAATCTGCTGGGGGCCATATCGCGGGGGACCACCAGCATGGTGTGCTCGTCGAAGGGGGGCCGCATCCGGGTGACATGCCCAATATGGAAGTGGGAGAAGATGGCGTGCTTCAGGCCGAAGTCTTTCTCGATCTGCTCGATATCGAGACCATGATCCAAGATGACGACGGCGCGGCTTTCATTATTCATAGCGGTGCGGACGACTACGAATCGCAGCCCTCCGGCGATGCGGGTTCGCGCGTTGCCTGCGGGGCCTTTGAGGCTTCGTAA
- a CDS encoding YcbK family protein yields the protein MTKEMIEAAHWSKVTGWRWKNFSPSEMASKGDGSLKLSVDAMNRLQRLRVRLGSPMLVTSAYRDPAHNRRVGGAKSSYHMRGMAFDIRMDNHDPEAFEQAARAEGFTGFGYYPHLGFMHIDTGPARSWGTKFPKRERRFAPEPTPEKAKKVAKEGTGVAAVAVAAERVVNEAAPLLSDQLVTWGFTGLAVFGLGIVVWRAFRSGAE from the coding sequence ATGACTAAAGAAATGATTGAGGCGGCTCATTGGTCGAAGGTAACGGGCTGGCGGTGGAAGAACTTCTCCCCCAGCGAGATGGCGTCGAAGGGTGACGGCAGCCTGAAGCTCAGTGTCGACGCCATGAACCGGCTTCAGAGGCTGCGTGTCCGGCTCGGCTCTCCTATGCTGGTGACCAGCGCCTACCGTGATCCGGCGCACAATAGACGCGTCGGCGGGGCCAAAAGCAGCTACCACATGCGCGGCATGGCGTTCGATATCCGCATGGATAACCACGATCCCGAGGCATTTGAGCAGGCGGCGCGCGCCGAGGGCTTCACTGGCTTTGGCTATTATCCGCACCTCGGGTTCATGCACATCGACACCGGGCCGGCGCGCAGCTGGGGTACGAAGTTCCCGAAGCGCGAGCGGCGCTTTGCTCCGGAGCCCACGCCTGAGAAGGCGAAGAAGGTGGCGAAGGAAGGCACCGGGGTGGCGGCTGTGGCGGTCGCGGCCGAGCGTGTTGTGAATGAGGCGGCGCCACTGCTTTCTGATCAGCTGGTCACTTGGGGCTTCACCGGCTTGGCCGTGTTTGGCTTGGGCATCGTGGTTTGGCGGGCGTTCCGCTCGGGGGCCGAATGA
- a CDS encoding VRR-NUC domain-containing protein: protein MKRRGTPEADIQRAVVKDLRQVLPRGSILHHSANEVTGGGKAAKIKQGILTGMGVYPGFSDLILISEGRILFLETKSRTGTQSSAQRAFQAAVEAQGFPYAIIRSVDDALAALARYGFRTLIKAAPSRPLEGA from the coding sequence ATGAAGCGGCGCGGGACACCGGAGGCGGATATCCAGCGGGCAGTCGTCAAAGACCTGCGCCAAGTCTTGCCCCGTGGCTCGATCTTGCACCACTCGGCAAACGAGGTGACCGGGGGCGGCAAAGCCGCGAAGATTAAGCAGGGCATTCTCACCGGGATGGGCGTCTATCCGGGGTTCTCTGATCTGATCCTGATCTCTGAGGGCCGCATCCTGTTCCTTGAGACAAAGTCTCGCACTGGCACGCAATCGTCAGCCCAGCGCGCATTTCAGGCTGCTGTAGAAGCGCAGGGCTTCCCATACGCCATCATCCGCTCCGTTGACGACGCGCTAGCAGCGCTCGCCCGGTACGGCTTTCGAACACTCATTAAGGCCGCGCCAAGCCGGCCGTTGGAGGGGGCATGA
- a CDS encoding UPF0262 family protein yields the protein MASKKDASMTRITHIALDDANMPPPTPEIDQERKVAMFDLLEENSFVLPEREKGPVPEGPYHLSLSIRDKRLVFDVETEAAEKAAEFHLSLGPFRQVVKDYFQICESYFEAVKKLPPSQIETIDMARRGIHNEGSRVLQERLSGKAEIDTDTARRLFTLICVLHFGG from the coding sequence ATCGCCAGCAAAAAGGATGCGTCCATGACCCGCATCACCCATATCGCGCTTGATGACGCGAACATGCCGCCCCCCACGCCTGAGATCGATCAGGAGCGTAAGGTGGCCATGTTCGACCTGCTGGAAGAGAACAGCTTTGTCCTGCCCGAACGGGAGAAGGGCCCGGTGCCCGAAGGGCCTTATCATCTGTCCCTGTCCATCCGCGACAAGCGGCTGGTCTTTGATGTGGAGACCGAAGCGGCTGAAAAGGCAGCGGAATTCCACCTTTCCCTCGGCCCGTTCCGGCAGGTGGTGAAGGATTACTTCCAAATCTGCGAAAGCTATTTCGAGGCGGTCAAGAAACTGCCCCCCAGCCAGATCGAGACGATCGACATGGCCCGGCGCGGCATCCACAACGAAGGCTCCCGCGTGCTGCAAGAGCGCCTGTCGGGCAAGGCCGAGATCGACACCGACACCGCGCGGCGGCTCTTTACCCTGATCTGCGTTTTGCATTTCGGCGGATAA